Proteins encoded together in one Amblyomma americanum isolate KBUSLIRL-KWMA chromosome 1, ASM5285725v1, whole genome shotgun sequence window:
- the LOC144108024 gene encoding uncharacterized protein LOC144108024: MAKGLTSTQTRELVLKDFKLRNDARSDWRNYIREVLEQELQARPPMGGVGQEVQIDETLLRGKRKANRGRLLTGDAVPPRHRNNYGGVADKGPWVFGMVWSQTGELRLFQVEKRDAATLGPIIAANIQPCTTVYSDEWAAYNCIPSLQDGNGTSLNLDWHTVNHTTNFVDPLTGANTQRIESAWQKVKRKLVRNVQKTSRALLQSHLSWQWWQSINGRTKCQDPFLRLTEAIAWRYPL; the protein is encoded by the coding sequence ATGGCGAAGGGCCTCACTTCTACCCAGACACGGGAGCTCGTGTTGAAGGATTTCAAGCTGAGGAACGACGCCAGGAGCGACTGGCGGAACTACATCCGAGAAGTTCTCGAGCAAGAGCTCCAAGCGCGGCCCCCCATGGGAGGAGTCGGCCAGGAGGTGCAGATAGACGAGACACTTTTGCGGGGGAAGCGAAAGGCGAACAGAGGTCGGCTCCTGACCGGCGATGCAGTACCCCCGAGGCACCGCAACAATTACGGTGGTGTGGCCGACAAGGGCCCGTGGGTGTTCGGGATGGTGTGGTCACAGACTGGAGAGCTAAGACTTTTCCAAGTGGAGAAAAGGGACGCCGCAACGTTGGGCCCAATCATCGCCGCCAACATCCAGCCATGCACCACTGTCTACAGCGACGAATGGGCCGCCTACAACTGCATCCCCAGCCTGCAAGACGGGAACGGAACTTCCTTAAACTTAGACTGGCACACAGTCAACCACACCACCAATTTCGTCGACCCGCTCACAGGGGCCAACACTCAGAGGATCGAGAGTGCGTGGCAGAAGGTGAAGCGTAAGCTTGTGCGGAACGTGCAGAAGACCTCCCGGGCCCTGCTGCAGTCGCACCTATCCTGGCAGTGGTGGCAATCCATCAACGGTCGTACCAAGTGCCAGGACCCGTTTCTGCGGCTGACGGAGGCGATTGCATGGCGCTACCCGCTCTAA